From the Bdellovibrio reynosensis genome, one window contains:
- a CDS encoding ABC transporter permease: protein MVFLSLALKSLKNRSFATILTVISIALSVMLLLSVERAKRAAEQGFTQTISKTDLIVGARSGPLQLILYTVFNMGNATHNISYETYETLKKHPAIEWTIPYSLGDGHRGFRVVGTTEDFFKHYHYRGQQKVKVAQGIEFKELFDVVLGAEVARKLNYRIGDKIVVTHGVTKGEGIQDHGDKPFVVSGILASTGTPLDRAIYMQLEGMEALHVDWQEGAAPTKDKIVPAHQLSKEKLHVHSITAFFVGTKSRIETLSLQRELNTYKGEPLLAIIPGVVLSELWQGLSFVEGVLKIISWMVIAVGFMAMLIALTTSLNERRREMAILRAIGAKSGQIVGLLVFESALLTLLGIVLGTALAFTLALVLGPWIEGEFGLYLAGPIFMWKELMYLGITFIGGTLIGLIPALRAQNLALKDGLSVRL, encoded by the coding sequence ATGGTTTTCCTAAGTTTAGCCCTGAAGTCTTTAAAGAACCGCTCGTTTGCTACAATCTTAACTGTGATTTCTATTGCATTAAGCGTGATGCTTTTATTAAGTGTCGAAAGAGCGAAAAGAGCGGCTGAACAAGGGTTCACTCAAACCATCAGTAAAACTGATTTGATCGTCGGCGCTCGCAGCGGACCACTGCAATTAATTTTGTATACAGTGTTTAACATGGGAAATGCGACCCACAATATTTCCTATGAAACCTATGAAACTTTAAAAAAGCATCCGGCGATTGAATGGACTATTCCCTATTCTTTAGGTGATGGTCATCGCGGGTTCCGCGTTGTAGGAACGACTGAAGATTTCTTTAAGCACTATCATTATCGTGGTCAGCAGAAAGTTAAAGTTGCCCAAGGGATTGAGTTTAAAGAACTGTTTGATGTGGTATTGGGTGCCGAAGTAGCAAGAAAATTAAACTACCGCATCGGTGATAAAATCGTAGTTACCCACGGGGTAACAAAAGGTGAGGGGATTCAAGATCACGGTGATAAGCCTTTTGTTGTATCGGGAATTTTAGCTTCAACGGGTACACCACTAGATCGTGCTATCTATATGCAACTAGAAGGCATGGAAGCGCTGCACGTCGACTGGCAAGAGGGTGCAGCACCGACAAAAGATAAAATTGTGCCGGCACATCAGTTGAGCAAAGAAAAACTTCACGTTCACAGCATCACAGCGTTCTTCGTTGGGACTAAATCAAGAATTGAAACTTTAAGTTTACAAAGAGAACTGAATACCTACAAAGGAGAGCCGCTTTTGGCGATTATTCCTGGTGTTGTTCTTAGCGAACTATGGCAGGGCCTAAGCTTTGTTGAAGGTGTCCTAAAAATTATTTCGTGGATGGTAATCGCTGTGGGTTTCATGGCGATGTTAATCGCTTTAACAACATCACTAAATGAACGCCGCAGAGAAATGGCGATCCTAAGAGCTATCGGCGCTAAGTCAGGTCAGATTGTCGGTTTGTTGGTGTTTGAATCAGCGCTATTGACGTTGCTAGGAATTGTCCTTGGTACTGCATTAGCGTTTACCTTAGCACTCGTACTTGGACCGTGGATTGAAGGGGAGTTTGGTCTTTACCTTGCTGGCCCAATATTCATGTGGAAAGAGCTAATGTATCTTGGGATCACCTTCATCGGTGGAACTTTGATTGGTTTGATCCCGGCACTAAGAGCACAAAATCTAGCGCTTAAAGATGGTCTGAGCGTTAGATTGTAA
- a CDS encoding ABC transporter ATP-binding protein — protein sequence MSSSNILVEIRDLQFTYPGQENPTLRIPEFSVVRGEELFLYGPSGTGKTTLLELFSGVLKPTSGSLKILGCDFVKMNDAERDAFRAEHMGYVFQNFNLINYLTVQENIELPIHLSPARRARLGSVDTALVIRALCGNLGIGDLLGKKVGELSVGQQQRVAVARALLGKPDLLLADEPTSALDTDHREKFLKLMFELSDLYGTTVVFVSHDRNIEKLFSRSISLDSINKVV from the coding sequence TTGAGCTCAAGTAATATTCTGGTAGAGATTCGCGATTTACAGTTCACTTATCCCGGGCAAGAAAACCCGACATTGCGAATCCCAGAATTTTCCGTAGTCCGTGGGGAGGAGTTGTTCTTATACGGCCCCAGCGGAACCGGTAAGACCACTTTGCTTGAGCTTTTTTCCGGGGTTTTAAAGCCCACATCTGGCAGCCTTAAGATCCTAGGTTGTGACTTCGTAAAGATGAACGATGCTGAACGGGATGCCTTCCGTGCTGAGCACATGGGTTACGTGTTTCAGAATTTCAATTTGATTAATTATCTGACTGTTCAAGAAAATATCGAACTTCCCATTCACTTAAGCCCCGCACGCAGAGCTAGATTAGGCAGCGTGGATACAGCACTTGTGATCCGAGCGCTATGTGGAAACTTAGGCATCGGTGACCTATTAGGAAAAAAAGTAGGGGAGTTAAGTGTTGGTCAGCAGCAACGTGTGGCTGTGGCCCGTGCCCTTTTAGGTAAGCCCGATTTGTTATTGGCCGACGAACCAACTTCAGCATTAGATACTGATCACAGAGAGAAGTTCTTAAAGTTGATGTTTGAACTCTCTGATCTGTACGGCACGACTGTGGTTTTTGTTTCCCATGACCGCAACATTGAAAAACTTTTTTCACGCTCCATCTCGTTAGACTCAATTAATAAGGTTGTGTAA
- a CDS encoding ZrgA family zinc uptake protein, with protein MFKVLLFSAIVFAANVSSAQSEPESAPVQKKHLHGLATTTMGFDDKKGKIELHVNAEAIYGFEHEAKSKKDKARKEKGLAKLEEKIADMIVFDKSLNCEIKKEIFEVNQERRAHAEVIAEFSVTCTAPVAGTSVEFNFQKAFPRIKTVQVDAIVDSVQKSAEITKNGESLELK; from the coding sequence GTGTTTAAAGTTCTTCTTTTTTCAGCTATTGTTTTTGCAGCAAATGTCAGTTCGGCGCAGTCAGAACCGGAAAGCGCTCCAGTTCAGAAAAAGCATCTTCATGGTTTGGCGACAACCACGATGGGCTTTGACGATAAAAAAGGAAAAATTGAACTGCACGTGAATGCAGAAGCCATATATGGCTTTGAGCACGAAGCTAAATCTAAGAAAGATAAAGCCCGCAAAGAAAAAGGCCTGGCAAAGCTTGAAGAAAAAATTGCGGACATGATCGTCTTTGATAAATCTTTGAACTGCGAAATCAAAAAAGAAATTTTTGAAGTGAATCAAGAACGCCGCGCCCACGCCGAAGTGATTGCAGAGTTTTCAGTCACTTGCACCGCACCAGTGGCGGGCACCAGCGTTGAATTTAATTTTCAAAAAGCCTTCCCACGCATTAAAACAGTGCAGGTGGATGCGATCGTTGATTCAGTTCAAAAATCAGCAGAGATCACTAAGAACGGAGAAAGTCTTGAGCTCAAGTAA
- a CDS encoding DUF3299 domain-containing protein encodes MKKWVLAGIFILAVVTGAVIYHGIGGGSANLNGVEVDWRLLGEMDYISGTGSSELTSLNGKAVKIPGFMVPLEDDQKDVIEFLLVPSPQACIHVPAPPPNQMVYVKMKRGTEVAVGPIWVYGTLNLVTKKSMYGDASFELVGEAVEPYK; translated from the coding sequence ATGAAAAAGTGGGTTTTAGCGGGTATTTTTATATTAGCGGTTGTCACGGGGGCAGTGATTTATCACGGCATTGGTGGCGGTTCTGCTAATTTAAACGGGGTGGAAGTCGATTGGCGCCTTTTGGGCGAGATGGATTATATCTCAGGAACAGGTTCTTCAGAGCTGACCTCTTTAAACGGGAAGGCCGTTAAAATCCCTGGCTTCATGGTGCCATTAGAGGATGATCAAAAAGATGTGATTGAGTTTTTATTGGTTCCAAGTCCTCAGGCATGCATTCACGTTCCTGCGCCTCCACCAAATCAAATGGTGTATGTTAAAATGAAGCGCGGAACGGAAGTAGCCGTAGGGCCGATTTGGGTATATGGTACTTTGAATCTAGTTACTAAAAAATCAATGTACGGCGATGCCTCGTTTGAGCTCGTTGGGGAAGCTGTTGAACCGTACAAATAA